The following are encoded in a window of Anopheles stephensi strain Indian chromosome X, UCI_ANSTEP_V1.0, whole genome shotgun sequence genomic DNA:
- the LOC118517720 gene encoding uncharacterized protein LOC118517720 yields MSENAIVPPPRLHHNVLPPPGIHPTAAREYRPPLSIIKFLELSLAITCTTLHYYSFDDGDLVTGFLATGTFCGFIVILFTIMAGYLMKAHLHRRLSIFYSLLGCACFLTSGVFIIEAWEHAFRTRTRDLAITKGSIAVINGVIFLMDTIFTFRDRK; encoded by the exons ATGTCGGAGAATGCTATAGTACCACCGCCAAGGTTACACCATAATGTGCTACCACCACCTGGCATACATCCAACAGCAGCGAGAGAATATCGCCCACCACTGTCGATCATCAAGTTTCTCGAActg TCGCTGGCAATAACCTGCACCACCCTGCACTACTACAGCTTTGACGATGGTGATCTGGTGACGGGATTTCTCGCCACCGGGACCTTCTGTGGGTTCATCGTCATTCTCTTCACTATAATGGCAG GTTACCTTATGAAGGCTCATCTTCATCGTCGGCTGAGTATCTTCTACAGCTTGCTCGGGTGTGCCTGTTTTCTAACGTCCGGTGTCTTCATTATCGAGGCGTGGGAGCACGCATTCCGCACACGGACACGCGATCTCGCCATCACCAAGGGGTCGATAGCCGTCATCAATGGTGTGATCTTTCTGATGGATACGATCTTTACCTTTCGTGACCGAAAGTGA